AAGTATAGCATCTTTAAAGGCATACGTCGGGTTATCGCCCGGTGTCTTCAGCTGAACTATGCATGTTTGTATACTTAGCTAAATCCTATCCAAAAATAAAATTGCACTCTGAAATCGGGCCTACCAACCAATAGGGATGGGCGGAGTGCATTGGTGTGGATTTTTACCTTCCTTATTTAGCCAGCAGGATTGCCTTGGCCTGGTATTACGAAGTAACATCCTGTGGgggcggagaggagagatATCAACTCGGCACCGAGAGAGAGCTTCTGAAGCCGCTCCGAGGTGATAAACAGGTAATGCTGTATTCAATTGGGTCGATACAAGGGGATAATGAAGTGTAACCCAACTATACCAAACAGGTTTGTGACTGAAATATCTCTGAGGAAGACAATTGTTGGCCAATAAATTATTGGTGTGAATCCTGCTCCTTGCGTTAGTCTTATTTTCTCCTCGAGGAGAAAAAGTATAAGAACCAAAGTAATGACCACCCAATAACCCATTGTCAAACACCTTGATCAAACACCAGTTTTAACAAGCTTCAATTACTGctatcttccttcttccataACACCATGAAGGGTCTCTTCTCAATTCTTGCATTGGCAGTTGCTGCCACCGAGGCTTGCCTTACCATCTCAGGGTCATGCCAGTCGGGCTCCATTGATCCCTACGTCAGCATCAACGCCAACGACAACAATCAAGCATCTGGCCATACGAGCTGCAGCAACTTTGCTCATTGTGACATGCAAATCAGTGGCGCTGTCAACAGTGCCTGGGTCGAGAACTGCCAATACCTGCACTGGAATACGGGTCATGGTAACTATGTGGTCGACATGCACCCCAGCACTACCACGACATGTACCCGGACATGCGGCGCTACTTCGTCTTGTTGTGACTTCGAGACCCATTACTTGGTGGATACGCGGGCTTTCTGCTAAATCATCTATGACAAAAAATGTGAGTTGTCTAGGTTTCATGATATGTTGACTTGCGTTTTGCTAACCTGATGTAGTAGTCCCCTTAGCGATGGATTCTGTTGTTAAGGTACAGGTGGATCGCTCTTTTAATGTTCCAGTCAAGGACAGGTTTACCCCCAGCTTGAATGGAACTGCTCAGAATACTCTTAGAACATTGTTATACTATCTAAAGAATCCAAGCCTGCTGTAATAGACAACAGGAGAATTTGCAAACTTTTCCCTAAAATATTGCATGACTATAAGATGCATGAGTGTGCTACTCTTCAGgctaaaaaaatataaatcAACCTAAACATATCGCTTCGGTTTTGCTGGTAGGATGGCTTCAATACCCATTCCTGAGGACAAAAGAAGTGAGAGACTTCTCAATATGGTCAGAATAAACATAGACCATCGGCTGCAGTACAAATCGTTTGTCATGTGTAAAGACAAAAATATTATCATAAATGGTCTAGCAATAACTCTATTATATCTATAACCTTAGTTTTCAGATGTGGGAGGAGAGGCAATAACAAAGAGTTCACAGCCACAAACACGGTGTAATTTCTATTGGCCCTTACTCCTTAGCTGCGACAGCGTGCTCAACATCTACAACTCCTGGTTTCGGTCCTGAACTCTGAACAAGGTCAGGATTCTCCGTCTTCAGCTTGGCAAAATTGCGTTCGGCCTCCCAGGCCCAGATACTATCACTAGCAAACACGAGATCCATCTCTTCCAACGTCCGCTGATTGGACTCAGGATACAGCGCCCAGACGACAAGGATGGATAAAGCATTGACAGCACCGAATATGTAGAGAGTTTTCTCGTTGAGGCGCTTAAAGATGgttggaagaagcaaaaccTAGCAAGGTGATgagcaatggcttcaagaaaataaaagtttGGAGATGGGAAGAAAACTTACACACCAGCCATTGCCAATGGACCAGCCAACAACACCCCAAGCATTGCCCTTGGCTCTAACTTGCAAGGGGAAAATCTCGGCCGGGTAGAGCCAAGGAACAGTAAGCCAAGTAGCACCAAATATCGCAGTATAAAGGAATACGAAAAATGTTGCGGCGCCGCCAATATGGGCCTGGCTACTTTTGCTCTCGGCATTGATCGTAGCTCGAGCAAGACCACCAGCGACAAACATGCATATTCCCTGTCCAACTGCCCCCCAGTATAAAGTCCAACGACGGCCGATGCGATCGATGGTGAAGACGCAGATCAATGTGGCAAACTAGCATATTGTCAGTATCTATTGGCTTTTGGATACGGGTAGCTGGTTGGCGTACCATATatgtgatgttgttgatgccgcTGACCCATAGCCTGTCCTTGGAGCTAATTCCAGCTATGGTAAAGATTTCGGGACCGTAGATGGTAATTCCTGCAATACCAATCCATTCTTGAAGAATCTGAAGCCAAATAACAAGTTGAACGCGCCGACCAGTGTGCAGTTTTCCAGAACCGATACCAAAAAACATTTGGAGGTAACCCTGCTGCTTGGAAGTATCTTCTTCCAAGTTACGAATGTTAATGATATCTTGGTACTCTGCTTCCATTTTGATGCCGTCCTCGCCTTCGTTGCCGCGAAGCCGACCTAGGATAAagcgagcttcttcttcacggcCAACTTTGACAAGCCAGCGCGGAGATTCCGGCATGAACCAAATGACAATGAAGAGCGCAATGAGAGGAAGGATCTGAAAGGCAACGGGGAATCTCCAGATAAATGAGGATGTGTTGTCGTGGTATTTGGAGGTGCCACTGTTCTCATGTTAGCAAAGCAGCTAAAAAGGATTAACCTCTGAAGGATTTACGAACAATTCTAGCCAGTATGCGACAACAACTCCAAGGATGTTCAGAGTAAACTCAATGGAAACGAATTGTCCACGAGAAGTATGAGCAGCGGTCTCGGTTGCCCAAACTGGTGTAATCGCATTTAAAATTCCAGTGCCAACCCCGTTAAGCACACGCGCTTTTACATATCTTCAGTCAGTCAAAGGACTATAACACAGGATCTGCATATAAATGATCTCTCTGTAACATACCGCAAAACATCCAGTTTGAGTTCATGGCCGAAGCCtgcagagcagcagcgcaaACGCTCCAAGCACATGCCAAAGCAATCGTCTTGATACGACCATATCGGTCGCCCAGCCAGCCACCGAGGAGACAGCCGCAGAGAGTCCCCGGGAGATAATACACGGCAACGATGCCTCCCTGCAGCAAGGGCTTATCGACAACGACAATACCCTGGTCTTCATCCCAGTGGCCAAAGCCCATGCGCTCAGCATAGTCACGCGCCGTATTGACGCCGCCCATCAATCCTTGATCAtagccgaagaagaaaatcgaTAACCCCGCTACGAGACAGACGGAATTTAGAAGGGAGCTTTTGTAAAGCTTATGGGCCACATTGTATTTGGCCAGCGGCCCGGTGAGGTTGGCCATGCTGTCGATTGCGCAGAAAACAATGGCTGTATGTGGATTCTCTCAGCACATTTCCTTCTCCGTAGAGGGAATGCTTGGTGAGGATCTTATATATTTGCGCATTATCGTGGAAGCCGAAGATCGGCATCCCGTGTAGCATTTAGGCAACAATAAATACCAAATTCAGTAAACACGTATCCAAAAGAGAACTCCATCGTTAAGGACGACGATCCCCCATTCGCCAGCGCTGACGCTTAAACGCTTCGTCGGAGCCATCCGGTCATTGTCCGATTGAGATCTACCGCGAAAACCCGGCAATCATGGGGTCCTCCATGGGGAAAGTGGGCAGCAAAGACATGCTCAGTCTGTTCTTGCTTACGTAGAATTATCATTGCTACGCCAGAGTAGCAAACCCCATCGGCAAGTCTGTCGATCTCTCCAGGTTTGGTCAGTTATGCGCACCAATGGCGTCTGCGGGACTGACTCGACAATGGGGTAGTTTGGGGGAGTAAAACCACCAGTGCCGTTTACAACTGAAGCTGATCTCCGCAAAATCCACATTGGCGATACGATGGTCATGCGCACCAATAGCTTTCGCAATCCCCAGATTTGAACATATGATGCAAGATGCGCGACGGTAATAACCTGGGATTTAATGGCTCGTGTCATATAGTATCAGAGGACGAAATAGTACTCGGGTGTTGCGAGAATGCATCCGATTCGTTCACCGAGTTCTCCCCCGCGTAGCTTATTTTTGTCACATGCCACAAATGATTCGTTGCACACCGATTTGGATTGAACTAACATTTCATTCGTATGTATTTGGGTCGGGAACTATATACTGTAGCCGAATATGTACTCATATTTGCGTGATGCGCTGTTCAGGTCATATCTCATGAATTTTTTGTCTTCCGCCAAGGCACCATCATTTAAGCCTTGAGACCGGCAACAAGCCTGTCTCCCAGTGCCTTGATACTGTTCTCAAAGTCATTGGTGTTCTTGGCCGCCCAGTTTGCGCCGCTCTTGCCGGGCACAGCTCCGGAGCCAGTGAATCCAATGAACAAAACGTCCTTGGGATCATGGCCGTTATCACCGCTAAGGCCTTCGTTAGGGAAGCAAAGCTTACCCAAAGCAAGGGAAGCTTCTCCGGTGGAGGTGCCACCGTTGGTATCACCCCAGATACCATAGAACTAGCGATTTGTATGAGTATCTGACATATGATAGAGCAGAATGAGATATCCAAGCTTACAACTTGGTTATTGCACACAACAGCCATGACACTAAGCGGCTGCATGCCGGATGACTGAGGGTTGAAAGAGGGGCTGCTGCCCGAATTGCCGAAGACGACATACGGGTGAATATTGGCATCGAGATCAGAAATGCCGAATGTTCTCACAGTATCCTTGAAGGCAGTCTCGCTCTGGCCACTGGGATCGTTGGCACAAGCACCAGCCGAGTTGTTGGCGCCATCACAATCGATGTCGAGGTTATCATAGTTGCCAGAGCTGCccttgaggaagatggcaCCGGCAAGGTCACCACAGTATGAAGCTCCGCCGCTAAAAGTGCCCGACAATTTCTTGGCACACGTTCCCGACTTGAAGAACAGTAAGTATGAAGGACATATCCCGCTAGCCCTTGGTGTGGTTATGGCTTACCTTGTGGTTGTCGTAGATGGTCTTGAGGTTGGCAGGGAGTGAGAAGGCTGAGGCTACTGTGCCGAAGGcagcgaggccaaggagagcgTTGGATCGCATTTTAATGAGTTATGAGTTGTAAGTAAGAGAAGCGTGTTTATTAGAttggaagaagctcttggcTGATACCAAACAGACACATTGTATGAGCATGGTTCATTCAATTTATACCCCTTCAAACCTGATCCTCAACGCTTCGGTTTGTCTTGACATCTTGACAAATCGCCTCTCCCTGCCACCTTGCCTAGCCTTACTCTACCACCGCCATTTCGGCTCGCGGCCGAGTTCATCGTTGAAACGCTGACATGCATCCAAATTGACCATCACCAGTTGaagcttggtgttgatgagtGAAAAGGGAAGGTCAAAGGAATCGATTGGGTAAGATTGGAGGAAAATCAGGACACAAATTGCCTCTGGGACACATTTGTAACGTAGTAGCCGTATTCGTTACGCGGGGGGCGCCCCCTTGGTCCAGACCTGAGCCAGCCGTGGGCCGAAAGCTTATACGAGCTTGACGGCCCGCTACACTGAAAAGAGCACTCCacgaagcagcaacaggtGTTCAGATGAAAACAGGGGAGAGAAATAAGCGTGCTTGCAGATCTTGGCGCCACTACGGAGCACTCTATTCTTGACATGACATCCGATTAGGTTCAAGATTTGCATGCTTGTCGGTGAGGACTGAGCCGCCAGCAAGGATGTCCATCCCACTTCCCTGTTGCGATCACAATATCTACAtctttccttcctcttcctgctaGAAAGTGTTATACGGGCTCCACGGAATGTTACCTGAGAGGTGACTCTCTCTTGTCGAGCCGAGCCGAACAACCCGCGATTCAAAATCATCGGACGAATTACTATGTCAATTTTGCCCATAACAGATCGTCGTGGAACGTTTCTCGGCATATTTCATGCAGCATACATTGGCCTATTGCATCCTATGCGAGTGGGATCGAGGAAGGCTACGGAGAAAAAGCTGAACATTGACTACAACAACCAGGAACAGTACACAAATGAAGATTTCAAGAGAAAACTTTAGAAACACAAGCCTCAATTGGCGGTGACCACCATTTGCAGTGCATGCACTCCTATTATGGGCACTGGAGCGGAGATAGTATATTAGCGCACTCAAGCATCAAAACCCATCTAGTATATGTGAAACATGGCCCAATAACGCGGTGACGGCCATTGTTGCATATACAGGCACTCATCTGTGGAAAAGAATATTGAGCAGCGGAGTAGAATATCCATAGAAATGTAAATAAACACCTTCCA
The sequence above is drawn from the Trichoderma breve strain T069 chromosome 5, whole genome shotgun sequence genome and encodes:
- a CDS encoding fungal chitosanase of glycosyl hydrolase group 75 domain-containing protein; translated protein: MRSNALLGLAAFGTVASAFSLPANLKTIYDNHKSGTCAKKLSGTFSGGASYCGDLAGAIFLKGSSGNYDNLDIDCDGANNSAGACANDPSGQSETAFKDTVRTFGISDLDANIHPYVVFGNSGSSPSFNPQSSGMQPLSVMAVVCNNQVFYGIWGDTNGGTSTGEASLALGKLCFPNEGLSGDNGHDPKDVLFIGFTGSGAVPGKSGANWAAKNTNDFENSIKALGDRLVAGLKA
- a CDS encoding sugar transporter domain-containing protein, with the translated sequence MANLTGPLAKYNVAHKLYKSSLLNSVCLVAGLSIFFFGYDQGLMGGVNTARDYAERMGFGHWDEDQGIVVVDKPLLQGGIVAVYYLPGTLCGCLLGGWLGDRYGRIKTIALACAWSVCAAALQASAMNSNWMFCARVLNGVGTGILNAITPVWATETAAHTSRGQFVSIEFTLNILGVVVAYWLEFGTSKYHDNTSSFIWRFPVAFQILPLIALFIVIWFMPESPRWLVKVGREEEARFILGRLRGNEGEDGIKMEAEYQDIINIRNLEEDTSKQQGYLQMFFGIGSGKLHTGRRVQLVIWLQILQEWIGIAGITIYGPEIFTIAGISSKDRLWVSGINNITYMFATLICVFTIDRIGRRWTLYWGAVGQGICMFVAGGLARATINAESKSSQAHIGGAATFFVFLYTAIFGATWLTVPWLYPAEIFPLQVRAKGNAWGVVGWSIGNGWCVLLLPTIFKRLNEKTLYIFGAVNALSILVVWALYPESNQRTLEEMDLVFASDSIWAWEAERNFAKLKTENPDLVQSSGPKPGVVDVEHAVAAKE